In Rutidosis leptorrhynchoides isolate AG116_Rl617_1_P2 chromosome 6, CSIRO_AGI_Rlap_v1, whole genome shotgun sequence, the DNA window TATGATTTTATTTCAATTTCATACTTTTTATTTAATACATTTTCTTAATAAATTGTCAGGTTGAGGACAACATTTGCAAGTTTGCCAAGAAGGGTCTTACACCATCTCAAATCGGTGTTCTCCTTCGTGATTCTCACGGTATTGCACAGGTGAATAGCGTAACTGGAAGCAAGATTCTTCGTATCTTGAAGGGACATGGTATACATTTTCTTTCCTTTAATATACATCCACTAATCCATTAATGTTAATGTTTGTTAATAACTAAAGACATCAAAGTTTGTTAACCTTATAATCCATATGTTTTTATAGGTCTTGCTCCTGAAATTCCTGAAGATTTATATCATCTCATTAAGAAGGCGGTTGCCGTCAGGAAGCATTTGGAGAGGAACAGGAAGGATAAGGATTCAAAATTCAGGTTGATTCTTGTTGAGAGCAGAATTCATCGTCTTGCTCGATACTACAAGAAGACTAAGAAGCTGCCACCTGTCTGGAAATAGTACGTGTTATATTTTTCTTCTATTATCACTGTTTATTTCCATGTCTATATATGTATCATATGCTAGGATGAAAAAGTTCATTGTGTTAATTGTTATAGGATTTATATCTTTCCTCAGATTGCCTTTCACCTTTTGATAAATGAAGGATGAAATTTTGTTAATcaaatattttaaaatttaatatttaatatattagaaAAGGGTAAAGGTATTTAGTCGCCGTATGTTTATGCGGCGCAGTAATGATACGTTTTGTCACACCTGTGTGTGCaagttgtcttttttttttttgttcacaTTTAGTTGTAAACTTGTAATACATACAAAACCTAAGGTAGCAGAAAACATGGTGTCCTTTTTGTAGTAAGTTACAAGTACTTCATGTATCTGATTAAAGAATGTGCAGCTTGTTTGCTTAGTTGTTTTTCCCCGACTTCTTGATTGCAAATGTAATCCCCGAATTGATAAGCTGAACTGCTGTTGTTTCATTATTTATTCATTGACTTTTTTTTTTTGCTGAGTTTAAAAATGCATTAGCTAGCTCTATATGTTCTACTTATGAAAACAACTTTTTCCTTTTGGTCCTTAATCTGTACTATGGTACTCATTTTCACATTATCTTTTTTTGCAGCGAGTCGACCACAGCCAGCACCCTCGTGGCCTAGAGAAGAATTGTTCTTGCACTAGATGGAAAACGAGTTTTTTATATCGCGTGGGAATCTTTTATTGTTGTTTAGCTCGAATTTTTAATCTGTATGGCATCTATTTCGTTGTGTCTTTATAGATTGAGTTCTTGATGGAATATTTCACATCTATGGTTCACAAAATATGTTTTTTGATCAACTTATTATATGCTCTTTTCATTAGTGGGGTTAGCCGTCTATGTTATACCTGATTCGTAGTTATGTTATCGGATCATTTTGATGATGTCAGCGAGTCTGAGTTCTTTGCTGCATGCAATTCACTTGAAGCAGTCTTAGGTTACAATGCTACTTGAGCTGTAACCAAATTTTATTTCAACAAATGGGAATCATCTGTGTTTGGTTTATAAAATGAATGTATGTGTTTTATTCTCATTGAAATTTGAAAGCGATCAGGAACTATGCTCAGGCATGGCGGTGGCTCTGAAACCTCATATCTCTACCCATCAGAAATCAATAGCAATTTTCGAGTTTTTTCTTTTGGATTAGCAAAAACCCTCCTATGaatgagcacattggctccccatagAGCGTAAACCTCCGGTAATCAAGCCACCAAGCGTGAGACCTGGTACcgagtgaattgcgcattatgtgcACTCAAACTCCCTTTCTGAACGATTTGGCATAGCTAGGAATCTAACCTGGATGGATGGTGTGCTTCATTGGTAGGTAATTAGTTGATTGACCAATGTGGAGGCGCTTAGTGAGCTCGGTGTACCTCTCACGTGATGGTTAAAGGCATCGGCGTGGGCCTGTTAAGGTGTCGGGAACATAAATCTTTTTAAAACTATTTGTAGAACAAGAGGATAATCGATTCGTGATACCGCAAACACGAAATTGACTTTGGAACACGACCCTTATTATTATCAGAATGTTATTATTGATTATAATCGATCGATCGATCTCAAACAATCATTGATTATAATCGATCCATCtcgaacaatatttatataaactgGTATATAAGAGTTGTTTCTAAGCACTGGGTATCAGAAAAttac includes these proteins:
- the LOC139852711 gene encoding small ribosomal subunit protein uS15-like; the encoded protein is MGRMHSKGKGISASAKPYKRSPPSWLKISSQDVEDNICKFAKKGLTPSQIGVLLRDSHGIAQVNSVTGSKILRILKGHGLAPEIPEDLYHLIKKAVAVRKHLERNRKDKDSKFRLILVESRIHRLARYYKKTKKLPPVWKYESTTASTLVA